CGCCGACCTTCTTGGCCAGTTGGCGGCCGGCGGCGAGCGCGGCGTGCTGCTCTTCGTCGTGCAGCGCGGAGATTGCACGAGTGTCGAGCCCGCCGATGACATCGACCCCGCCTACGGAGAGGCACTGCGGGGTGCCGTCGCCAGAGGCGCCGAGGTACTGGCCGTTGGCGCCCGGATCACGGATCGCGCGATCATCCCGAACCGCGTGCTCCCAGTGATGCTTTGAGCGGGCGAAGCATGCGCAGCGCGCTCTTGCGCTGGTACGACCGGGCCGCGAGAGATCTCCCGTGGCGGCGAACCCAGGATCCGTACGCAATCTGGATCTCTGAAACGATGCTCCAACAGACCCGTGTGGATACGGTCATCCCCTACTACGAGCGCTTCCTCTCACGCTTTCCGACGGTCGAGGCGCTCGCCGATGCAGATCCCGACGACCTGATGGTGCATTGGGCGGGGCTCGGCTACTACCGGCGCGCCCGCAACCTCCAGGCCGCGGCCCGGCGTGTCGTCGACGAGCACGGCGGCGCTCTACCCGATGAGATCGAAGACCTGCTCTCGCTCCCCGGAGTGGGGCGCTACACAGCCGGTGCCGTGGCGTCCATTGCGTTCGACCGCCCCGCGCCCATCGTCGACGGAAACGTCGCCCGGGTCTTCGCACGGGTATTCGGCATCCGCGAGGAAATCCGCTCTGTACCCGCTCAGGCGCGCCTCTGGGAGGAAGCCGAAGCCCTCGCCCGAGGTCGCCGCCCCGGTGACCTCAACCAGGCCGTGATGGAACTCGGCGCCACCCTGTGCACGCCCCGCGCACCCGAATGCCCGCGTTGCCCTTTGGCGCCCCATTGCGACGGGCGAGAAGCCGGAGACGCTGAGGCGCTTCCGGTCAAGGCGGCAAAGAAGGCTCCGAAGCGGGTGACGGCCGTGGCGGCTCGGCTCCAGAGAAACGGCAGATTCCTGGCCGTACGTCGGCCTCCGGAAGGCTTGCTAGGCGGCCTTTGGGAGCTCCCGGGGGGCGACCTTTCACCTGGGGAAACTCCGGAGGCGGCCGCCAGCAGGAGCCTGCATGAACGGGTGGGCCTCGAA
This region of bacterium genomic DNA includes:
- the mutY gene encoding A/G-specific adenine glycosylase, with protein sequence MRSALLRWYDRAARDLPWRRTQDPYAIWISETMLQQTRVDTVIPYYERFLSRFPTVEALADADPDDLMVHWAGLGYYRRARNLQAAARRVVDEHGGALPDEIEDLLSLPGVGRYTAGAVASIAFDRPAPIVDGNVARVFARVFGIREEIRSVPAQARLWEEAEALARGRRPGDLNQAVMELGATLCTPRAPECPRCPLAPHCDGREAGDAEALPVKAAKKAPKRVTAVAARLQRNGRFLAVRRPPEGLLGGLWELPGGDLSPGETPEAAASRSLHERVGLEAKACMPLGSVEHVFTHRRLTLHVLRVEASEGRVRRHGYDAHRWLSEAALNALPLSKIARKAIALGQ